A portion of the Adhaeribacter radiodurans genome contains these proteins:
- the dnaB gene encoding replicative DNA helicase: MEESKVKFSRDGKNARWNGKSSITAGLGKIPPQSLDLEEAVLGALMLEKDALTTVIDILKPQSFYKDAHQKIFKAILALFDKSEPIDILTVTQQLREDGELEFVGGPYYIMNLTTRIHSAANVEFHARIITENSIKRDLISISSEVEKRAFEDTTDVFDLLDYAEKSLFEVSEANIRKNFDDMRSLMHKAIKELEEKKNQKEGLTGVPSGFTALDRVTSGWQPSDLVILAARPAMGKTAFVVSAMRNAAVDFNKPVAIFSLEMSSLQLVNRLISAEAELESEKIKKGNLADYEWAQLNHKISKLSEAPIFIDDTPGLSIRELRTKCRRLKAQHDIQMIIIDYLQLMTGNEGKGGGGNREQEIASISRALKMLAKELSVPVIALSQLSRAVETRGGDKKPQLSDLRESGSIEQDADMVIFLYRPEYYGITEDELGNPTQGVGEVIIAKHRNGSLATVPLKFIGKFTKFGDLEGDFGADPFGGGALPPSNFDDPFGGGNAVRLPSKMNGDSLPKSSFDTEEPPF, encoded by the coding sequence ATGGAGGAGAGTAAAGTAAAGTTTTCCCGCGATGGTAAAAATGCCCGTTGGAATGGCAAGAGTTCGATTACTGCTGGATTAGGTAAAATACCACCTCAATCTTTGGATTTGGAGGAAGCTGTATTAGGGGCATTAATGCTCGAAAAAGATGCCCTAACAACCGTTATTGATATTTTAAAGCCACAAAGTTTTTATAAAGATGCGCACCAGAAAATTTTTAAAGCCATTCTGGCGCTTTTCGATAAATCCGAACCGATTGATATTTTAACGGTAACCCAGCAATTGCGCGAGGATGGGGAACTGGAATTTGTGGGCGGCCCTTACTACATCATGAACCTGACTACCCGCATCCATTCCGCGGCCAACGTTGAGTTCCACGCGCGTATTATTACTGAAAACTCCATTAAACGGGACCTGATTTCTATATCGAGCGAAGTAGAAAAACGGGCTTTTGAAGATACCACGGACGTATTTGATTTACTCGATTACGCCGAAAAGTCTTTGTTTGAAGTATCGGAAGCGAACATTCGCAAAAACTTTGACGATATGCGTTCTTTGATGCACAAAGCCATTAAAGAACTCGAAGAAAAGAAAAACCAGAAAGAAGGTTTAACCGGGGTGCCCAGTGGATTTACCGCTTTAGACCGGGTTACATCGGGTTGGCAACCTTCGGATTTAGTAATTTTAGCGGCTCGTCCGGCAATGGGTAAAACGGCGTTTGTAGTTTCGGCCATGCGTAACGCGGCTGTAGACTTTAATAAACCCGTGGCCATTTTTTCGTTGGAGATGTCGTCGCTGCAGTTGGTAAACCGTTTGATTTCGGCGGAGGCTGAATTGGAAAGTGAAAAAATTAAGAAGGGTAACCTGGCCGATTACGAATGGGCCCAGCTCAATCATAAAATTTCCAAATTATCGGAAGCCCCTATTTTTATTGACGATACGCCGGGTTTATCTATCCGGGAATTGCGCACCAAGTGCCGCCGGTTAAAAGCCCAGCACGATATTCAGATGATTATCATCGACTATTTGCAGCTGATGACGGGTAACGAAGGCAAAGGGGGCGGCGGTAACCGGGAACAGGAAATTGCTTCTATTTCGCGGGCTTTAAAAATGTTGGCCAAAGAACTAAGCGTGCCGGTAATTGCGCTGTCGCAGTTGAGCCGGGCGGTAGAAACCCGCGGTGGCGACAAAAAACCCCAACTATCTGACTTACGTGAATCCGGGTCTATTGAGCAGGACGCCGACATGGTAATTTTCTTGTACCGCCCTGAATATTATGGTATCACTGAAGACGAATTAGGGAACCCAACCCAAGGCGTAGGTGAAGTAATTATAGCCAAGCACCGGAATGGTTCACTGGCTACGGTACCGCTTAAATTTATTGGTAAGTTTACCAAGTTCGGCGACCTGGAAGGCGACTTTGGCGCTGATCCGTTTGGCGGCGGAGCGTTACCACCAAGTAATTTCGATGATCCGTTTGGTGGAGGCAACGCTGTACGTTTACCTAGCAAAATGAACGGCGACTCTTTACCTAAATCCAGCTTCGACACCGAGGAGCCGCCGTTTTAA
- a CDS encoding UDP-N-acetylmuramate--L-alanine ligase — protein sequence MQTTQLQRIHLIAVGGSIMHNLALALHQKGLQVSGSDDEIFNPAFDRLKTAGILPAEMGWFPEKITPELDAVILGMHARADNPELQRAQELGIPIYSFPEFIYQQSLNKQRIVIGGSHGKTSITSIILHVLQYHNRLFDYAVGAQLEGFDNMVKLTEEAPIFIIEGDEYLASPIQRVPKFHLYHHHIGVVSGISWDHINVFPDPKIYREQFRIFAEMTPKAGTLIYNQDDEQVLHVCVPRNDLVKYIGYSAHEHQVYNGITYLKTKKDDIPIQIFGEHNLRNISAAKEVCKQLGIKPQAFYEALKTFKGAARRLEFLAGNNYTRIYKDFAHAPSKVKATTEALKNQFPDRNLVACLELHTFSSLNKDFLPQYKGAFGNADVPIVYFNPKTLEHKRMPALQPEDIKQAFANDSIQVFNDSQQLFDYLQSLSWKNQNLLLMSSGTYDNMDVQTLATSIC from the coding sequence ATGCAAACAACTCAATTGCAACGCATTCATCTTATTGCTGTAGGCGGCAGTATCATGCATAATCTAGCCCTGGCCCTGCACCAGAAAGGCCTGCAAGTTAGTGGCTCCGACGACGAAATATTTAATCCGGCGTTCGACCGGTTGAAAACAGCCGGTATTTTGCCCGCTGAAATGGGTTGGTTTCCCGAGAAAATTACGCCGGAACTGGATGCCGTTATTCTGGGTATGCACGCTCGCGCCGATAATCCGGAACTGCAACGTGCCCAGGAATTAGGTATTCCAATTTATTCTTTTCCAGAATTTATTTACCAGCAGTCTTTAAATAAGCAGCGTATTGTAATTGGGGGCAGCCACGGCAAAACTTCTATTACCTCCATTATTCTGCACGTTCTGCAATACCATAATCGGTTGTTTGATTATGCCGTAGGTGCGCAGTTGGAAGGCTTCGATAACATGGTAAAATTAACCGAAGAGGCTCCTATTTTTATAATAGAAGGCGATGAGTATTTAGCTTCTCCTATTCAAAGAGTTCCTAAATTTCATTTGTATCATCATCATATTGGCGTGGTTAGTGGTATTAGCTGGGACCATATTAACGTATTTCCAGATCCTAAGATTTACCGGGAACAGTTCCGCATATTTGCCGAAATGACTCCAAAAGCCGGTACCCTCATCTACAACCAAGACGATGAACAAGTATTGCACGTTTGCGTTCCACGCAACGATTTAGTAAAATACATTGGTTATTCGGCACACGAACATCAGGTGTATAATGGTATTACCTATTTAAAAACTAAGAAAGACGATATACCGATCCAGATTTTCGGGGAACATAACCTACGTAATATTTCGGCAGCGAAAGAAGTTTGTAAACAACTAGGCATTAAACCGCAAGCTTTTTACGAAGCTCTTAAAACATTTAAAGGAGCGGCTCGTCGGCTGGAGTTTTTAGCCGGTAATAATTACACCCGCATATATAAAGATTTTGCCCACGCTCCGTCTAAAGTAAAAGCAACTACTGAAGCCTTAAAAAATCAGTTTCCGGATCGTAACCTGGTAGCTTGTCTGGAACTGCATACCTTTAGCAGTTTAAACAAAGATTTTTTACCGCAGTACAAAGGTGCTTTTGGTAACGCCGATGTGCCCATTGTTTACTTTAACCCGAAAACTCTGGAACACAAACGCATGCCAGCCCTGCAACCCGAAGACATTAAACAAGCTTTTGCCAATGATTCTATACAGGTTTTTAACGATAGCCAGCAACTATTTGATTACCTTCAGTCTTTAAGTTGGAAAAATCAAAATTTATTGTTGATGAGTTCGGGCACGTACGATAATATGGATGTTCAAACGCTGGCTACCAGCATCTGCTAA
- a CDS encoding exonuclease domain-containing protein — protein sequence METTGVDICRDRIVEICMLKVMPSGEEILKSMRINPTIPIPLETSLIHNIYDEDIKDAPTFAKVAHQVDAFLKGCDLAGYNLIKFDIPVLAEEFLRVDIDFDITNRSIVDVCRIFHQMEQRTLTAAYKFYCNKPLENAHSAEADTVATYDILKAQLERYENVSVTTPDCKEEFPVANDMQKLHKFTFQNTADLSGRILFNPAGQEVFNFGKHKNVPVEEIFAKDPHYYDWLMKGDFPLQTKKVFTRIKLRSFKGSFKLG from the coding sequence CTGGAAACTACCGGCGTAGATATTTGCCGCGACCGGATAGTAGAAATTTGCATGTTGAAAGTAATGCCATCGGGAGAAGAAATTCTCAAAAGCATGCGCATCAATCCCACTATTCCTATTCCGCTCGAAACCAGTTTAATTCATAATATTTACGACGAAGACATAAAAGATGCGCCCACTTTTGCCAAAGTAGCGCACCAGGTAGATGCTTTTTTAAAAGGCTGCGATTTAGCGGGTTATAATTTAATAAAATTTGATATTCCGGTACTGGCCGAAGAATTTTTGCGGGTGGATATTGATTTTGATATTACCAACCGCTCCATTGTAGATGTTTGCCGGATTTTTCACCAAATGGAGCAGCGCACCCTAACGGCAGCTTATAAATTTTACTGCAACAAACCTCTGGAAAATGCGCACAGCGCCGAAGCCGATACTGTTGCTACCTACGATATTTTAAAAGCGCAATTAGAGAGATACGAAAACGTTTCGGTAACCACTCCCGATTGCAAAGAGGAATTTCCGGTGGCCAACGACATGCAGAAGCTGCACAAATTTACTTTTCAGAACACGGCCGACTTATCTGGTAGAATTTTATTTAATCCTGCTGGTCAGGAAGTATTTAATTTTGGCAAACACAAAAACGTGCCCGTCGAAGAAATTTTTGCCAAAGATCCGCACTATTACGACTGGCTCATGAAAGGCGATTTTCCTTTGCAAACCAAAAAAGTTTTTACCCGCATTAAACTCCGCAGTTTTAAAGGTAGTTTTAAGTTAGGTTGA
- a CDS encoding M48 family metallopeptidase, which translates to MWKKICVYSSFLMVMGCATVPITGRRQLSLVPSAEMQQMSYASYKQVLDTAKVVSNSQNTAMVKRVGQRIQKAVEQYMAQNNLSDQLAGYAWEFNLIEDPQVNAWCMPGGKVAVYTGIIPIVRDETGLAVVMGHEIAHAIAKHGDERMSQGLLQQLGGATLQAAMGSNPSLTNNLFLTAYGAGSQLGLLAYGRKQESEADELGLIFMAMAGYNPQQAVPFWERMAAGKGGQAPPEFLSTHPSDETRIADIQKHIPEALKYYKK; encoded by the coding sequence ATGTGGAAGAAAATATGTGTTTACAGTAGTTTTTTAATGGTAATGGGTTGCGCTACTGTGCCTATTACGGGTCGCCGGCAGCTTTCTTTGGTTCCTTCGGCCGAAATGCAGCAGATGAGTTACGCTTCTTACAAGCAGGTGCTAGATACGGCTAAGGTGGTAAGTAATAGCCAAAATACGGCTATGGTAAAGCGGGTAGGACAGCGTATTCAAAAGGCCGTAGAACAATACATGGCGCAGAACAATCTAAGCGACCAATTAGCTGGTTATGCCTGGGAATTTAATTTGATTGAAGATCCTCAGGTAAACGCCTGGTGTATGCCGGGTGGCAAAGTGGCCGTATATACGGGTATTATTCCCATTGTCCGCGACGAAACTGGTTTAGCGGTAGTAATGGGGCACGAAATTGCCCACGCTATTGCCAAACACGGCGATGAGCGCATGAGCCAGGGTTTACTGCAGCAATTAGGCGGTGCTACTTTACAAGCTGCCATGGGATCTAACCCTAGTTTAACGAATAACTTATTTTTAACCGCGTATGGTGCCGGTTCGCAATTAGGCTTGCTGGCTTATGGCCGCAAGCAAGAATCGGAAGCAGATGAGTTAGGACTTATTTTTATGGCAATGGCCGGTTACAACCCTCAGCAGGCAGTTCCATTTTGGGAAAGAATGGCCGCTGGTAAAGGTGGACAAGCTCCGCCCGAGTTTCTTTCTACTCACCCTTCCGACGAAACCCGGATTGCCGATATTCAAAAACACATTCCAGAAGCTTTAAAGTACTATAAAAAATAA